One region of Triticum aestivum cultivar Chinese Spring chromosome 6B, IWGSC CS RefSeq v2.1, whole genome shotgun sequence genomic DNA includes:
- the LOC123136722 gene encoding protein MONOCULM 1 translates to MLDPPEPDDDAAQPPRAPVAAASPRGLVLACADLLHRGDLDGARRAAGAALSGADPRGDAADRLAHHFARALALRADEGRSSVGPPAAVGVGVAPASSAAHLAYNKIAPFLRFAHLTANQAILEAAAGARRVHIVDLDAAHGVQWPPLLQAICDRADAAVGPPEVRITGAGPDLDVLLRTGDRLRAFASSLNLPFRFHPLLLPCTAQLAADPAACLELHPDETLAVNCVLFLHRLSGDGELTAFLRWVRSMNPAVVTIAERQGEAGRGEDDDDLPRRVAAAMDFYSAVFDALEATVPPGSAERLAVEQEILGTEIDAVVAGPGSGGGRPRSFEAWTAAARAAGLNPWPASTFAVSQARLLLRLHYPSEGYAAEEAGGACFLGWQTRTLMSVSSWH, encoded by the coding sequence ATGCTCGACCCGCCCGAGCCCGACGACGACGCCGCCCAACCGCCGCGCGCAccggtcgccgccgcctcgccgagaGGGCTCGTCCTCGCGTGCGCCGACCTGCTGCACCGCGGGGACCTCGACGGGGCACGGCGCGCCGCGGGCGCCGCGCTCTCCGGTGCCGACCCCCGGGGAGACGCGGCCGACCGCCTCGCGCACCACTTCGCGCGCGCGCTCGCGCTACGGGCCGACGAGGGACGAAGTAGCGTTGGCCCGCCAGCGGCCGTGGGCGTGGGCGTGGCGCCGGCGTCGTCCGCGGCGCACCTGGCGTACAACAAGATCGCGCCGTTCCTGCGCTTCGCGCACCTGACGGCCAACCAGGCGATCCTGGAGGCCGCCGCCGGCGCGCGGCGCGTGCACATCGTGGACCTCGACGCCGCGCACGGCGTGCAGTGGCCCCCGCTCCTTCAAGCCATATGCGACCGCGCTGACGCCGCCGTCGGCCCGCCCGAGGTCAGGATCACCGGCGCCGGCCCTGACCTCGATGTGCTCCTTCGCACCGGCGACCGCCTCCGCGCCTTCGCCAGCTCCCTCAACCTCCCATTCCGCTTCCACCCGCTGCTCCTTCCCTGCACGGCTCAGCTTGCCGCCGACCCGGCCGCCTGCCTTGAGCTGCACCCGGACGAGACTCTGGCCGTCAACTGCGTGCTATTCCTCCACAGgctctccggcgacggtgagctcacCGCATTCTTGAGGTGGGTCCGTTCGATGAACCCCGCCGTGGTGACCATCGCCGAGAGGCAAGGCGAAGCCGGccgaggagaggacgacgacgacTTACCGCGGCGGGTGGCCGCGGCGATGGACTTCTACTCGGCGGTGTTCGACGCGCTGGAGGCCACGGTGCCGCCGGGCAGCGCGGAACGGCTGGCGGTGGAGCAGGAGATCCTCGGCACGGAGATCGACGCGGTGGTGGCTGGCcccggcagcggcggtgggcggCCCCGCAGCTTCGAAGCGTGGacggccgccgcgcgcgccgcgggGCTTAATCCGTGGCCGGCCAGCACGTTCGCGGTGTCGCAGGCGCGGCTACTGCTGCGCCTGCACTACCCGTCGGAGGGGTatgcggcggaggaggccggcggcgcgtGCTTCCTCGGCTGGCAGACGCGGACGCTCATGTCGGTCTCTTCGTGGCACTAG